The sequence GCAGCTTCAGTCGGTCGAAGCCGCGCTCGGGGTCCGGCTGCCACCGAGCTACCGCGACTGGCTGCGCCGGAACAACGGCGTACAGCCCGAGGTGGAGCACCAGATTCCCGGCGTGCCGTTCACCCTGATGCCGGAGCGCCCGCTGTTCGGAGTGCATCCCGACTACCCGCCGTTCGACCTGGTGCAGGCCCAGCACGTACATCGAGATCCTTGGCTGTCGTCAGCCTGGCTGGTGATCGCGAACCCTTCGGGCGGCCTTCTGGTCATCTCGACGCGGTCGAGTGACGAGAGCATCTACTTCATGCACGAGTTCGACCTGGTCGGCCCGCCTGGCCCGCACGCCTCAGCGGCCCGGGAACGGAAGCTGCACGGGATAGCTCGGTCGATGGGATACCTCATCGGCCAGTTGACCCCGATGGAACTGGACCGTCTCCCTCCAGCCCAGATCGTCCCGCCGGGGGCTACCACGGGCCCCGGCAACTACGAGGCCGGGCCGGAGTAACCCAGCCCGGATGGCCTGATCTGGGGCTCAGCCGAGCCGCGAGAACAGGCCGGCGTACGCGTCGCGGATCGCGGCCAGTCGGTCCCGCCGGAACCGGCCGGGCTCGCGTTGGTGCAGCTGACGCCCCCGGTCACTGGTGAAGGCGTCCGGGGGGACGGCGTCCGCACCGGTCGGGATGAACTTGCCCACCTCGTCCAGCGCGGCCACTGCCCGGCTCAGCGCGGCGCGTGCCCGTTGCCCGGCCTCGCCGGCCGAGGGCTGCGCCGGCACCTGACCGGCGTACGCGTCGGAAACCAGCAGCCACTCACCCGGGTCGAGCAGTTGCGATGGCTCGTCGCCGCCGTAGCGGAAGCCGCCGCCCGCCGGAGCGACCAGGGGCGGCAGCCGGAAGACGAACTCCCGCTCCTGACCGCACCCCACGCAGGCCCCGGTGTAACGGCTGGCCAGGTCTCCGTCGTCGAGGGTGACGACCGTGCTCTGCCGGGGGAACCCCGTCGCCCCGCAAGAGCAGGGGTGCAGATCCATGTAGAGGTGCGCCTCCGCGTTGGTACGGCTCAGCAGCGGGGTCATGCGGACCACGGTACCGATCGGACGCCTCCGGCAACGCCCCGGCGGGGGACCGGTGGCATACTCGCCGGTCATGGTGTTGGCGCGCGGCTGGGCGATCTTCCTCACCGCGGTCGGAGTCTGGACCTGGGTGATCTGGCCACGGTTCGCCGTAGCCATCTGGAAAGACCCGAGATCCTGGTCCGCCGGCGTCGTCGGGGAATGGCCGCCGACGGGCTTCCTCTGGGTGCACGCACTGCTCATCGTGGCATCGCTGGCGGCCGGCACGGCCGTGGGCGTGCTCGGTGTGCTCGGCTGGCGGGCGTCCCGACGAGGTACGCGTTGAGCACACCGAGGCCGGCCGCCCAGCACTCCGCAAGGCGAATGTCGGTGTTGGTCCCGGCACGAACCGTGACCGTCGACCTGGGTGTGACGGGCGCCGCGTCCACCGGATTTGACGATCAATCCGGTGGACGCGTAACTTTCTCTCTGCCAGCGCGGAACGGG is a genomic window of Micromonospora tarapacensis containing:
- a CDS encoding DUF6406 domain-containing protein, with product MGSYEQGAGGHGPAAGGDDWQEVAPLRSFTAVASIPNNVPVDVGQARLGVRWVDVGPPVRAEMIVMPHRSEESPHHEVTLGETFPVGEETWRFADLDMGSADEWEVTVRRVDENEVMEPPTGNLWKPARLRPYGQLDEAQLQSVEAALGVRLPPSYRDWLRRNNGVQPEVEHQIPGVPFTLMPERPLFGVHPDYPPFDLVQAQHVHRDPWLSSAWLVIANPSGGLLVISTRSSDESIYFMHEFDLVGPPGPHASAARERKLHGIARSMGYLIGQLTPMELDRLPPAQIVPPGATTGPGNYEAGPE
- a CDS encoding SCO4848 family membrane protein, with translation MVLARGWAIFLTAVGVWTWVIWPRFAVAIWKDPRSWSAGVVGEWPPTGFLWVHALLIVASLAAGTAVGVLGVLGWRASRRGTR